One genomic region from uncultured Cohaesibacter sp. encodes:
- a CDS encoding OmpA family protein has product MASAQSGRYELLDQGDAMRVFSAPVGSTVQVFRDGKSDIFVKQSVIVQQRSVSSLLNDISLFQRLPGFISRDIRFNFGSAELTGPAKLYLDTLAPNIAQSFQANPDLTLLIAGFTDAVGSAAYNLDLSARRASSVKLYLVEKYGFPSCLFNTTSFGELWDGLLVKTKQANALNRRVEIRSTDVLRYAGTQDVVFSCRKSGNASATIISITPPATPVQVQSGASCSSGTVGTSISLTLKGFNNSEFLTHFEKMWPNLTGYADHFLEETQPNLRVYRVDLNYGNCEILDDILRHLEANGYRVDDQITAQMRGSELIVEKL; this is encoded by the coding sequence ATGGCTTCTGCTCAATCGGGGCGCTATGAGCTTTTGGATCAAGGCGATGCAATGAGGGTTTTCTCTGCTCCGGTTGGTTCTACTGTTCAGGTGTTTCGCGACGGCAAGTCCGATATATTCGTAAAGCAATCGGTCATTGTTCAACAGCGTTCAGTGAGCAGCCTGCTCAATGATATAAGCTTGTTTCAGCGTCTACCTGGTTTCATCTCCAGAGATATTCGTTTTAATTTCGGCAGTGCCGAGTTAACCGGTCCTGCGAAACTATATCTAGACACCCTCGCCCCCAATATAGCTCAAAGCTTCCAGGCCAACCCAGATTTAACATTGCTGATCGCCGGATTTACCGACGCTGTTGGCAGTGCAGCATACAATTTGGACCTTTCTGCTCGCCGGGCTTCGTCAGTTAAGCTTTATTTAGTTGAAAAATATGGTTTTCCCTCTTGCCTGTTCAATACAACGAGCTTTGGTGAACTATGGGATGGCCTTTTGGTAAAAACCAAACAGGCGAATGCTCTGAACCGTCGTGTTGAAATCAGAAGCACAGATGTATTGCGATATGCAGGAACACAAGACGTGGTGTTCAGTTGTCGGAAATCAGGAAATGCTTCCGCTACCATTATCAGCATCACGCCACCGGCTACGCCGGTACAGGTCCAATCCGGCGCATCCTGTAGCTCAGGCACCGTTGGCACCTCGATATCGCTCACTCTGAAGGGCTTCAACAATTCCGAGTTTTTGACGCACTTTGAAAAAATGTGGCCTAACCTCACTGGATATGCGGATCATTTTCTTGAGGAGACACAGCCAAATTTGCGGGTTTATAGAGTGGATTTGAACTACGGAAATTGCGAGATTCTTGATGACATTCTAAGGCATCTCGAAGCGAATGGTTATCGGGTTGATGATCAGATAACGGCTCAAATGAGGGGTAGTGAACTCATCGTCGAGAAGCTTTAA
- a CDS encoding peptidoglycan-binding protein, with the protein MLGPFYLRICALTLMTAVAIPVQSNSAQAGSQGGAFAAGAIIGGVVGAIAASKNGIAGTRKRSSSSRRRTSSGGASYSAQREENIEIQKALNLYGFNVGRADGALGRKSKAGIKQFQMANGFAPTGQLTQIEKQMLLSVPFQVENALYQNGFSVGLVDGKVDQQTSIAISQFQGKLGEIPTGDLTPQQTFKLIGDQKAMMANQQGVMPNQSPSGNVSFAGNQVSASGDGGFPAIVAESFAKGKIKNENAIAVVIGNQVYSGKDIPNVEYAKRDALAMKYAFTNTLGIPEDNVIYIENASLSTLVDTFGNETPDGSLLWSYVDPDGESDVYVYYSGHGIPSLDNNGGQAQAYIAPTDVISTSSIQSSYSLEKLYANLEALPTKSVTLFIDSCFSGAAGNGDMIIQSASPIVIPAYAPEDSGSINVFAAAKADQIASWDQSDGHGIFTKYLIAGLAGKADGDDDGRVSNGELGSFLEKQVNRSARRSWRRDQTPTFEGNLEQVIAYY; encoded by the coding sequence ATGCTGGGACCTTTTTATCTCAGAATCTGCGCTTTGACGTTGATGACAGCGGTCGCAATTCCTGTTCAATCCAATAGTGCACAAGCCGGTTCCCAAGGGGGGGCGTTTGCTGCAGGTGCCATTATTGGCGGCGTTGTAGGTGCTATTGCAGCAAGTAAAAATGGCATTGCAGGGACTAGGAAAAGATCCTCTTCATCGCGCCGTCGGACCTCCAGCGGTGGGGCGTCTTATTCAGCTCAGCGCGAAGAAAATATTGAAATTCAGAAAGCGCTCAACCTTTACGGCTTCAATGTTGGCCGGGCAGATGGCGCGCTGGGTAGAAAATCAAAAGCGGGCATCAAACAGTTTCAAATGGCAAATGGGTTCGCGCCTACCGGGCAATTGACTCAAATTGAAAAGCAGATGCTGCTCAGTGTTCCGTTCCAGGTGGAAAATGCGCTCTACCAGAATGGATTCTCGGTCGGCCTTGTCGATGGCAAAGTGGACCAACAGACGTCGATCGCGATCTCCCAATTTCAGGGTAAGTTGGGAGAGATTCCAACTGGTGATCTAACCCCACAACAAACCTTCAAGCTCATTGGTGATCAGAAGGCCATGATGGCCAACCAGCAAGGCGTGATGCCAAATCAGTCGCCTTCCGGGAATGTCTCTTTCGCTGGCAATCAGGTTTCCGCTAGCGGCGATGGAGGATTCCCGGCGATCGTGGCGGAGAGTTTTGCAAAAGGCAAAATCAAGAATGAGAATGCGATTGCAGTGGTTATTGGTAACCAGGTTTATAGCGGCAAAGATATTCCAAACGTCGAGTATGCAAAACGCGACGCTTTGGCGATGAAATATGCTTTCACTAACACGCTCGGAATTCCCGAAGACAATGTCATATACATTGAAAATGCATCTCTTTCTACTCTAGTTGACACATTTGGTAACGAAACTCCGGATGGCAGTTTGCTCTGGTCCTACGTCGATCCAGATGGTGAGTCTGACGTCTATGTTTACTATTCGGGACACGGAATTCCCTCTTTAGACAACAACGGAGGCCAAGCGCAGGCTTATATCGCCCCTACCGATGTAATCTCAACATCATCAATACAGTCCTCTTACTCCCTCGAAAAACTATATGCCAATTTGGAGGCGCTCCCAACTAAGTCGGTTACCTTGTTTATCGACTCATGTTTCTCCGGAGCAGCCGGCAATGGCGATATGATTATCCAGTCGGCCTCTCCGATTGTTATTCCGGCCTACGCACCAGAAGACAGCGGTTCGATAAATGTGTTTGCTGCAGCTAAAGCAGACCAGATCGCAAGTTGGGATCAATCAGACGGTCATGGGATTTTCACGAAATATCTAATCGCCGGTTTGGCAGGCAAAGCGGACGGCGATGATGATGGCCGGGTATCTAATGGCGAGTTGGGAAGTTTCTTGGAAAAGCAGGTTAACCGCAGCGCCCGTCGGTCTTGGCGCCGTGATCAGACACCAACATTCGAAGGCAATTTGGAACAAGTTATTGCGTATTACTAA
- a CDS encoding thiamine pyrophosphate-binding protein: MRGADILVQMLIDYGVDTVFGVPGDTNVSLYEALQTNDDRITHVMARDERSAGFMADAYGRFTNRLAVVECPSGAGAMYTLPPIAESNASSVPVIVMTIDIPLPGEGRGVLTELDCARLFEPVTKMSVQIKTPEKLPEIIRRAFRVACSGKPGAVHLQIPEDMLRAEIDPESVSLHVEEECKSFPAFATRSAPGLVEQLVRHLLAAERPLIVSGGGVIRSCAGDQIRQLGEALNVPVCTTMTGQPTMPDDHPLAIGVIGDNGFHPHANRAMEESDFVLFVGSRVGSVVTIGWTFPKVTLNKRVAQIDIDPEIMANNYQNVLSIAGDAKLVLNDLLAALPETINKSKKQPWVDYLNQLRATFWENAKELLNNDSTPLRPERAVRCFNEALEASHQPALIYSDAGTPTPHMTRFLKINDPQTRFAIPRAFGGLGSALPSVVGSWRADPLRRPIGMFGDGSFGMSVGELETIVRLNIPAILILFNNGHFGWIKGLHRLKGHNQTFGVDFTPPRGQAIAEAFDMKAFTAKSVSEFDTALAEAFAHKTGPCFIDVHVESIADRVPPVYSWLTKRGEDPLSLAAEDVKYF, from the coding sequence ATGCGCGGTGCAGATATTTTGGTTCAGATGCTCATTGACTATGGGGTAGACACAGTTTTTGGCGTTCCAGGCGACACCAACGTCTCTCTCTATGAAGCTCTGCAAACGAATGATGATCGCATCACCCATGTCATGGCGCGTGATGAGAGGTCAGCTGGGTTTATGGCTGATGCTTATGGTCGGTTCACAAACCGTCTTGCTGTTGTCGAATGCCCCTCTGGGGCTGGGGCAATGTACACTCTGCCTCCGATTGCCGAATCCAATGCCTCTTCTGTCCCAGTCATTGTGATGACGATTGACATTCCTTTGCCAGGCGAGGGGCGAGGGGTCTTGACCGAGTTGGATTGTGCTCGTTTGTTTGAACCTGTGACAAAGATGTCGGTTCAAATTAAAACACCCGAAAAGTTGCCCGAAATCATCAGGAGAGCTTTTCGCGTCGCCTGTTCGGGGAAGCCCGGTGCAGTACATTTGCAAATCCCTGAAGATATGTTGCGAGCAGAAATCGATCCGGAAAGTGTCTCGCTTCATGTTGAGGAAGAATGCAAAAGCTTTCCTGCTTTTGCCACCCGTTCTGCGCCCGGTTTGGTTGAGCAATTGGTCCGGCATTTACTCGCCGCGGAAAGGCCCCTCATTGTGTCGGGGGGTGGTGTCATTCGCAGTTGTGCAGGAGACCAGATCCGGCAGTTAGGGGAAGCATTGAATGTTCCCGTCTGTACCACCATGACCGGACAGCCTACCATGCCGGATGATCATCCCCTCGCCATCGGCGTTATAGGGGACAACGGATTTCACCCGCATGCCAATCGGGCTATGGAAGAAAGTGACTTTGTGCTTTTTGTCGGTTCTCGCGTTGGCTCCGTGGTGACGATTGGTTGGACCTTCCCAAAGGTTACGCTCAACAAGCGCGTGGCGCAAATTGATATCGACCCGGAAATCATGGCAAACAATTATCAGAATGTGCTCTCGATTGCAGGAGACGCCAAGCTGGTGCTTAATGATCTGCTTGCCGCACTACCGGAAACCATCAATAAAAGCAAAAAACAGCCGTGGGTCGACTATTTGAATCAGCTACGAGCAACATTTTGGGAAAATGCCAAGGAGTTGCTCAACAATGATAGCACGCCACTACGCCCCGAGCGAGCAGTGCGGTGTTTCAACGAAGCGCTGGAAGCATCCCATCAGCCTGCCTTGATCTATTCCGATGCCGGAACTCCAACCCCTCACATGACGCGTTTTCTAAAGATCAATGACCCGCAAACGCGCTTTGCAATTCCCCGTGCCTTCGGCGGTTTGGGCTCCGCCTTGCCCTCGGTCGTCGGCTCTTGGCGAGCAGATCCGCTGCGCCGGCCGATTGGCATGTTTGGGGATGGTTCCTTCGGGATGTCTGTAGGCGAATTGGAAACCATCGTGCGGCTGAACATTCCGGCGATTCTTATTCTGTTTAACAACGGTCACTTTGGATGGATTAAGGGACTGCATCGCCTCAAAGGACATAACCAGACATTTGGTGTTGATTTTACGCCGCCGCGCGGACAAGCCATCGCCGAAGCGTTCGATATGAAAGCCTTCACGGCAAAAAGTGTTTCGGAATTCGACACCGCACTCGCTGAAGCCTTTGCGCACAAGACCGGGCCTTGTTTCATTGATGTTCATGTGGAGTCTATCGCAGACAGGGTTCCTCCGGTCTATTCCTGGCTGACGAAGCGTGGTGAAGATCCCCTGAGCTTGGCTGCTGAAGACGTCAAATACTTTTAA
- a CDS encoding FAD-binding oxidoreductase, with amino-acid sequence MKDKIAVLGAGIVGVCSALELRRRGADVTLFDRKDPGLETSYGNAGVLARSSFMPYNNPDLIPSIPGLLTNTQTKFHYDPIHLLRQPFWGLQFLLNARLSKLEETTTALNELITLSLPLHRELLAESNSLDRLSENGWMFLYRKAQQYDGSKRLRHYLDRFGASYACLEKADIVDAQPALKPIFERALWIKDGASVNDPSAIVKAYANLFIQAGGKLEKIAVSKVERVDERWALDGGTELFDKVIICLGPWSKEFLGQNGYRVRMSYERGYHRHYVGDGRGNKGLTTPVYDTAAGYVLAPLERGLRLSSGTELADIHAKPNECQIKAAEKSAKEAIDLGDRIEEDLWLGSRPTFPDSRPVIGKLPKSKGLYVAFGHQHVGLSTGTGTARLLAEVINEQKTSISPKPFEPSRFIHRGLF; translated from the coding sequence ATGAAAGACAAAATTGCTGTATTGGGCGCAGGTATCGTGGGGGTATGCTCAGCCCTGGAATTGCGAAGACGCGGAGCGGATGTGACGCTGTTTGATCGAAAAGATCCCGGTCTTGAAACATCCTATGGAAATGCAGGTGTTCTGGCTCGTTCCTCATTCATGCCTTACAACAATCCAGACCTCATACCATCAATTCCCGGATTGCTGACCAACACTCAGACCAAATTTCACTATGACCCGATCCATTTGTTGAGGCAGCCATTTTGGGGACTTCAGTTTCTGTTGAATGCCCGCCTCTCCAAACTGGAAGAAACAACCACGGCACTTAACGAGCTAATTACCCTGTCTCTGCCTCTTCATCGCGAACTCTTGGCTGAAAGCAATAGTCTGGATCGTCTCAGTGAAAATGGATGGATGTTCTTGTACCGAAAGGCTCAACAGTATGACGGTTCAAAGCGGCTCAGGCACTATCTGGACCGGTTCGGTGCATCCTACGCCTGCCTAGAAAAAGCTGATATTGTAGATGCTCAACCCGCTTTGAAGCCGATTTTCGAACGGGCTTTGTGGATCAAAGATGGAGCCTCGGTCAATGATCCAAGTGCGATTGTCAAAGCCTATGCCAATCTATTTATTCAGGCAGGAGGGAAGCTTGAAAAAATTGCTGTGAGCAAAGTTGAAAGGGTCGATGAGCGCTGGGCCTTAGATGGAGGGACAGAGCTTTTCGATAAGGTCATCATCTGTCTTGGCCCCTGGTCAAAAGAGTTTCTCGGGCAAAATGGCTACCGTGTTCGAATGTCTTATGAACGTGGCTATCACCGTCACTATGTCGGGGATGGGCGCGGAAACAAGGGGCTGACTACACCCGTCTATGATACTGCTGCAGGCTATGTTCTGGCTCCATTGGAACGCGGGCTTAGGTTAAGCTCTGGAACAGAGTTGGCAGACATTCACGCAAAACCCAATGAATGTCAGATAAAGGCTGCAGAAAAATCCGCCAAGGAAGCCATAGATCTGGGAGATCGGATAGAAGAAGACTTGTGGCTGGGGTCGAGACCAACATTTCCCGATAGCCGACCGGTTATAGGAAAATTGCCTAAGTCAAAAGGGCTTTACGTCGCATTTGGTCACCAACATGTTGGCCTCTCGACTGGAACGGGAACCGCTCGTCTTCTGGCTGAGGTGATCAATGAGCAAAAGACGTCTATTTCTCCAAAACCATTCGAGCCAAGCCGGTTTATTCATCGTGGTCTTTTCTAG
- a CDS encoding LysR substrate-binding domain-containing protein translates to MKRFIPSTSALLAFEAAVQHLNFTRAGTALGMTQSGISRQINSLETQLGTPLFERIGPRLKLTDAGRTYVDEITPLLNQIEAASIAIVRGAKEQTAMTIAVQDSFANSWLASRIPDYVQKNPQDQFFHIIPVRNPEQVENADPDISILRGKGAWREAHSYLLFEEELAVVVSPSLMPMDSKIDVATDTSIPKLQASHRQDNWLRWYSSKGIKHQGNLQGPRFAQTTSMIEAAIAGLGLAVVPTLMVERQIANGNLRFVGGAAVKSGLGYFVTYPEKNARRASVQRFRDWIIQKTKPLRAAEPRKDHDE, encoded by the coding sequence ATGAAACGTTTTATCCCATCCACCTCTGCGCTTCTGGCTTTTGAAGCCGCCGTACAGCACCTCAATTTTACGCGGGCAGGCACGGCGCTGGGCATGACGCAGAGTGGCATTAGTCGGCAAATCAACTCCCTTGAAACACAGCTCGGCACTCCCTTGTTCGAGCGCATCGGTCCACGCCTGAAACTCACCGATGCGGGAAGAACTTATGTGGACGAGATAACCCCACTGCTCAATCAGATCGAGGCGGCATCAATTGCGATTGTAAGAGGGGCCAAGGAACAGACTGCAATGACGATTGCTGTTCAAGACAGCTTCGCTAATAGTTGGCTTGCATCGCGCATTCCCGACTATGTGCAGAAAAACCCGCAAGATCAGTTCTTCCATATCATCCCGGTGCGCAATCCTGAACAGGTCGAAAATGCAGATCCGGATATTTCCATTTTGCGGGGCAAAGGAGCTTGGCGAGAAGCCCATTCCTATTTGCTGTTCGAGGAAGAGTTGGCGGTTGTCGTCTCCCCCTCTCTCATGCCCATGGATAGTAAAATTGATGTAGCAACCGACACAAGCATACCCAAGCTTCAAGCCTCGCATCGGCAAGACAACTGGCTGCGTTGGTATAGCTCAAAAGGGATAAAACATCAGGGTAATTTACAAGGGCCGCGCTTTGCCCAAACCACCTCCATGATTGAAGCGGCCATTGCTGGCCTTGGTCTGGCTGTGGTTCCCACCCTGATGGTCGAGCGGCAAATCGCGAATGGAAACCTAAGATTTGTCGGAGGAGCAGCCGTTAAAAGCGGTCTGGGATATTTCGTGACCTATCCAGAGAAGAACGCTCGCAGAGCGAGCGTTCAGAGATTTCGCGATTGGATCATTCAAAAAACCAAACCGCTAAGAGCGGCAGAGCCTAGAAAAGACCACGATGAATAA
- a CDS encoding Lrp/AsnC family transcriptional regulator: MACKARDALDRNLIALLERDAREPTSSLARRLGVARTTVKERIARLERDGIIAGYSAVIRLDMENQPVKAMVFITCVRNQIDRIITRLHELPEVSQCMTVSGRHDLLCHVEVPQNEDLDALLDEIASYQGVTAMETTIVLSTRFGLLNDWKPAKPQLRLIE; encoded by the coding sequence ATGGCGTGCAAAGCAAGAGATGCACTTGATCGAAATCTGATCGCATTGCTGGAAAGGGACGCGCGCGAGCCAACGTCAAGTTTGGCGCGGCGTTTGGGTGTGGCTCGGACGACGGTCAAAGAGCGTATCGCGCGATTGGAGCGGGACGGCATAATCGCTGGCTATTCTGCGGTTATTCGCCTTGATATGGAGAACCAGCCCGTTAAAGCTATGGTTTTCATCACCTGTGTTCGCAATCAGATTGACCGGATTATTACCAGATTGCATGAACTTCCTGAAGTTTCCCAGTGTATGACTGTTAGCGGAAGGCATGATCTTTTGTGCCATGTAGAAGTGCCCCAGAACGAAGATTTGGACGCCTTGCTTGATGAGATCGCCTCCTATCAAGGCGTTACAGCGATGGAAACGACGATCGTGCTTTCAACCAGATTTGGCCTTCTAAATGATTGGAAGCCAGCAAAACCACAGTTGCGGCTCATTGAGTGA
- a CDS encoding TAXI family TRAP transporter solute-binding subunit, with protein sequence MMKLISKAIVAGAMALALQAAPASAQSIEWTTGQLGGGWYGMGGGLATLIMEKTDLDIKVVPGGGKDNPMKIQAGLSQIGMGLDFLSFAAVNGKDPYTSKNDKVMALGQGWSDNPFHFLRAKEGTKDFKEAITGEGLRIGVNKTGSSDELTFVRVMEHYGTSYDEIRAKGGKIIQGNPSDLVNAFKDGQIDYIFLALGLPGAAFVEVSQSRRDAELVSIPADVIDYLNTTYGYAKGSIAANTYDASIQSGEVAAPVMGTMIIVSSELSDDTVYTMTKALLENQDRFGSIHASLANFDPKTAWQTSIPMHPGALKAYEELGYK encoded by the coding sequence ATGATGAAACTTATTTCAAAGGCAATTGTCGCTGGTGCCATGGCGCTTGCGTTGCAAGCCGCACCTGCTTCAGCCCAGTCCATTGAATGGACCACCGGTCAGCTTGGTGGTGGTTGGTATGGCATGGGTGGCGGTTTGGCGACCCTTATCATGGAAAAAACAGACCTGGACATCAAAGTGGTTCCTGGCGGCGGCAAAGACAACCCCATGAAAATTCAGGCTGGCCTCAGCCAGATCGGAATGGGACTGGACTTTCTTTCCTTCGCCGCAGTGAATGGTAAAGATCCCTACACCAGCAAGAATGACAAGGTCATGGCTCTCGGGCAGGGCTGGTCTGATAATCCATTCCATTTCCTGCGCGCAAAAGAGGGTACAAAAGACTTTAAGGAAGCGATTACCGGAGAGGGTCTGCGCATTGGTGTCAACAAGACCGGCTCTTCAGACGAACTGACCTTTGTTCGAGTCATGGAGCACTATGGCACCTCCTATGATGAAATTCGCGCAAAGGGAGGCAAGATCATTCAGGGCAACCCGAGCGATCTGGTCAACGCTTTCAAGGACGGGCAGATCGACTATATCTTCCTGGCTCTTGGACTTCCAGGCGCAGCATTTGTTGAAGTCAGCCAGTCACGTCGCGATGCAGAGTTGGTCTCTATTCCTGCTGACGTAATCGACTATCTGAATACGACCTACGGATATGCAAAAGGCTCCATCGCAGCAAATACCTATGACGCATCCATTCAGAGCGGGGAAGTTGCAGCTCCTGTCATGGGAACGATGATTATTGTTTCTTCTGAACTTAGCGATGATACGGTCTACACAATGACAAAGGCTCTGCTCGAAAATCAGGACCGTTTCGGTTCCATCCATGCGAGTCTTGCGAATTTCGATCCGAAAACCGCTTGGCAGACCTCCATTCCAATGCATCCTGGCGCTCTGAAGGCGTATGAGGAACTGGGATACAAATAA
- a CDS encoding TRAP transporter fused permease subunit: MRDIKGPVGAGINLWAVFATALHIYYAIVGWPEPLTLRALHFTLFLPLVFLLFPARSKGTGEASSTSGNKLPSVLDWVLAALSLLPSLYMYFNATTIYNRSEYLTPLTDAQRYLGILAIILVLEGVRRALTPVLAGLVMAVILYMFTAHMLPGLWHYRAMSLDHVVESMMLINGRGIYGPLMGISATLVTVFITFGAFVRASGAGDLFSRIGEAAAGKYSGGPAKVAVISSGLFGTMSGSAVSNVASTGVVTIPLMKRLGYRAAFAGGVETAASVGGAIMPPVMGAASFLMAEITGIPYKTIIIAASLGAVLYYVTMLIIVHLEAKRLRLTGMPEDQVPCWKDVMKDIHLLLPLVLLFSLLMIGFSPSYSAIWAIGAAVLVTWVRPKTAIGPKQIFMALSEAGSLIAIVALAVAAAGMIVAGLTTTGLVIAIGNIINGVAGGELWIAAVMVAIVSIFLGMGVPTTPAYLIVSVIGAPILIQLGAPTLGSHLFVFYFAILADATPPVSVAAYTAAVIANANALQTGFNAWKLSIGGLIVAFSFVFTPAIMWVGPVTDTLMILFVNLVAVTCISAASVGYLTRPLGLLIRLLLLVLGISLAFSYAIDLDLRAIAAVLISLGITLDAVFSAKTSVKANQTATK, translated from the coding sequence ATGCGTGACATTAAGGGGCCCGTGGGGGCCGGGATCAATCTATGGGCTGTATTCGCTACGGCGCTGCACATTTATTATGCCATCGTTGGCTGGCCAGAGCCTCTCACTCTGAGAGCGCTCCACTTTACTCTCTTTCTGCCTCTCGTTTTTTTGCTGTTTCCCGCACGGTCAAAAGGAACAGGTGAAGCATCTTCCACGTCTGGCAACAAGTTGCCCTCCGTCTTGGACTGGGTGCTGGCAGCGCTCAGCTTGCTGCCAAGCCTTTATATGTATTTCAATGCCACCACCATCTACAATCGGTCAGAGTATCTCACCCCTCTGACTGATGCTCAGCGCTATCTGGGCATACTCGCAATCATTCTGGTTCTGGAAGGGGTTCGTCGTGCGCTGACACCCGTTTTGGCTGGTCTTGTGATGGCTGTTATTCTCTACATGTTTACAGCGCATATGCTGCCGGGGCTTTGGCATTACCGTGCCATGAGTCTGGATCATGTTGTTGAGAGCATGATGCTGATCAACGGGCGGGGCATTTATGGTCCTTTGATGGGCATTTCCGCGACCTTGGTAACCGTGTTCATCACATTCGGTGCCTTTGTCAGAGCCAGCGGGGCAGGGGATCTATTCTCTCGCATCGGAGAGGCCGCCGCAGGTAAATATTCTGGTGGCCCTGCGAAGGTGGCCGTGATCAGTTCGGGATTGTTCGGCACGATGAGTGGGTCTGCTGTATCAAACGTTGCCTCAACCGGCGTGGTAACGATCCCCTTGATGAAAAGGCTCGGCTATAGAGCAGCCTTTGCTGGAGGTGTTGAAACAGCGGCCAGCGTCGGTGGTGCCATTATGCCTCCGGTCATGGGGGCCGCATCCTTCCTGATGGCCGAGATCACTGGTATTCCATACAAAACAATCATCATTGCCGCATCCCTGGGAGCTGTTCTCTACTATGTGACAATGTTGATTATCGTGCATCTTGAAGCCAAGCGCTTAAGGTTGACGGGGATGCCTGAAGATCAGGTGCCCTGCTGGAAAGATGTCATGAAAGACATCCATCTGCTGCTTCCTCTTGTGCTGCTGTTCTCCTTGCTGATGATCGGTTTCTCTCCATCCTATTCAGCCATATGGGCCATCGGAGCTGCCGTGTTGGTGACATGGGTGCGGCCAAAAACAGCCATTGGACCCAAGCAGATTTTTATGGCTCTGTCCGAGGCTGGTTCTCTCATCGCCATCGTTGCCTTGGCCGTTGCTGCCGCGGGCATGATCGTGGCCGGTCTGACGACCACAGGGCTGGTGATCGCAATCGGCAACATCATCAATGGCGTTGCCGGTGGAGAACTCTGGATCGCAGCCGTGATGGTGGCTATCGTCAGCATTTTCCTTGGCATGGGTGTTCCCACTACGCCTGCCTATTTGATTGTTTCGGTCATCGGGGCACCAATCCTGATCCAGCTAGGTGCACCAACGCTTGGCTCGCATCTCTTTGTTTTTTACTTCGCCATTCTGGCCGATGCGACGCCCCCGGTTTCTGTTGCCGCCTATACGGCAGCTGTTATCGCCAATGCCAATGCACTTCAAACCGGCTTCAATGCGTGGAAGCTGTCTATTGGAGGGCTGATTGTTGCCTTCAGCTTTGTCTTCACACCCGCCATCATGTGGGTTGGCCCTGTCACTGATACCCTGATGATCCTATTCGTCAATCTGGTTGCCGTGACATGTATCAGTGCTGCAAGCGTTGGGTATTTGACGCGACCGCTCGGTCTGTTGATCCGCCTTTTACTATTGGTGCTCGGAATCAGTCTGGCATTCAGCTATGCAATAGACCTCGACCTCCGCGCGATAGCAGCCGTCCTGATCTCCTTGGGAATTACTCTCGATGCCGTCTTTAGTGCCAAGACTTCTGTTAAGGCCAACCAGACAGCTACAAAATAA